TGTTACACGGTTAATCTGCATTTCATCACTGCACTTAAACAACAACCTTCTGTTTGATTTACCGATAGAACTCCAGGCACTACAACAGGTGAGACACTGGGAAAGTGTAGCCCGATAGACAGACTTTGCTCAAGTTTAAGTGGATTTTGATTTTGACAAtatcaaatgcaatttcaatagAGTGAACGTGAATGTAGACTAAGGAATGCTGTTCTCTTACAGTTGGCGGAGCTAAATCTCGGAAATAATAATTTCCTGGACATTCCTGTTGTTCTGAAGCATCTGCCTGCACTGAAAAAGCTGTATTTGTACGGGAATAAGCTGAAAACCCTGCCAGAAGACATATTAGGTGAGAACAGATCTCTCCAGCTGCCTAGATTCAGGTGGGGGAGAAAACACATattttacagtaggctactatcaTTTAAAAAAGTGTTTTCCCATTTacaggtggtggtgatgatgatgatgatgatggtgatggtgataatGATGCATGATTAGGCCTCATTCCACCGAATTAATCTCATTTGCTGGTtgtaaagcaaaaaaataaacgtTACATTTCACCATTCCCAAATACTATTttgttatatagcctacatttttattcATGAGTGTTGGTCAATCTTGAACTAATTTATTTAAAGTTTTATGATCATGAATTTCCCTTTACAACTCATTGCTGTTACTCTAAGGCAGAGGAGGGTAAAatgaggcctgggggccacatgcggccacaAAGCAGTTTCATCTGGTCTGCAGAACCTTTACAATAAGGGTTTGAGATTACAGTAGGTTATTGTATTGATCTAAAtccatttcattacaatgtactGGAATACAACCGATCATAAATTACACAACACAGCTAAGTTGACTCAGTGCTTTGCATTGACACAGTTACACAGTTGTGTAACATATTCGGCAGAATTGCTTGCCATCTGGCACTTCTTTCGGACAATGTTTTAAACCAGACTCAAACTCAAGCCCGTGGTCCATATTACAGATTACggcacaggcctactgggcccaagcCCAGGGACCcaggagtcaagggggccctgaagtccaAGCTCCTCTATTTCTATTCTCATCTTTAACGGAGGCtcactagcagagttggtgtggaatgttaataaacctccctcccaaagcctcatacagtgtcgatgccgttgggctgggggactggacCTTTAATCCAGCGGTATCATACtttgcctcccatttccgaaccattgtagttgacgaggttgcaggttcgcGTCCACTCCCGAGGGGGATGatcaggtgcaagatgacctccgtcacatattaCAGAATCACACTTTTAATTTCGCTTTTaatattttcaaaatgttctcagaGGACTACCCCCAACACTGTCAACAACATATACTGTCAAATCTGGCCTAAAACCTGAATCATTTTGTACACTAGTAGCACCCATGGAGAGGGGCCtttgttgttgtctggcccaggggccaatGGAATCACGATCCATCCCAGCATAGCTTGTTCGGCCCGTTGAGTAATCTTTCACAAGAATGGCAACTTTTAAAGACAAAGAAAGCAATAATGCCCtaaaaaaggcaaagtgcagtaactatgccaacattgaaactgaggaaaaagcCTTCAAAGCCTAGCCTGGTCGAAAGTCGactgagccaaaatctttgggcggagtacataggatggcgtcgccaggcttgAAATGGTTTGAAATAGCAGTTTCTGCAAATGTTACATAGCAATATTTCTGAAATGGGGCACAATTGGACAATAAGGCTTTGTCAGAAGATAAAGAAGCtaaaatgaagaccattttcaattttgacaaaatatgtagttactgcactttcccTTTGGAGGGCAGAATACTGTCAGCCAACAGTCTTAAAAtggttacatacagtacacaggttTGAGATTTTCCAAGTCCATACGGTACtgtattcatctaaatttcatTAGAATATGAGGGAAAGAAATATTCAGCAACATACTGTACGTCACTCAGCGTAACTTATATTATTTCTTAGAGACAGGCAAACGTCCACCACAGCTCTAAGGTATCAATAAGGAGTTTGAGCATCAAATTAGTAAATTTGTGTGACATCTATCTGAGGGAAGGAatgtaaaatacagtatattgcatgtaTTTCTGCCATATAACTTATTTGTGTTATGGTCACTCATTACTTTTTGATTTGGTGTGGATAGTCTTTATCTTTTGTTTGACATTTTTTGACATTCATTACACCACTTCATGGATGTAGTCTTTCCAAGCGAGCATAGTTGGTAGAAGATGTTTGTCTAGTGTGGAATATCTGATAAAATCCCTGGTTCCTGGAAATCTAGTCACATTTACATTGCCACACTGTGCATTTTATAACTCATTAATTGCATGGACCATCAACTGTTCTTTACAGAAGCACTGCCAAACCTCACACTGCTCAACGTTAACCACAACCAAATCAAAGTCATACCTCCACAGATTAAAAGGTGGGTCAAGTCTCACACCTTTTATCTTATTATGTTTCCGGAGTCAAAGATGTTCAGAAACAAACTGAAATGTGGCACAACTGTGTTGCAgcactatacatgggtttcccgtttgtaaacaatccctgtctGTGCACCCCTGGCCgcacactgttcaacctctgattgttggaaactgctgtcactcaaaaaaatgaGCTCATATGGTTGGCTGCCGagcatcttgcccctcttcaCATCGCAAATGTTTGTGATGGGAAACCTATGTATTGGCGCTGTAACAACTGTCTGGTTACCCCACAACAGCTGGTTACCCAGATGTGAGAACGACAATGATTGGTCAGTCTCAGAACTAATTGAACGTTATTGTGACATTAACTTCCACTTTTTTCTGACTGACTGACCGCAATCACTGTTGGTTCTGACATCTGGTGGTTGTTAGCTGGTTTGTGGCAGTGTAGCTTGTATCTCCGGCAGAATTCCCCAGAAACTTGTCAACAGCCACAACTATCAACAGGGCaaagtagatttttttttgttaattcaacacttagagaatcaATTTCGCATCATAAATAATCCTTctattttgaacaaatgcccccttgacctcatcataagtctaccaacgcccccctcagcatttaaaaaataaatcagaCTAATGTCTTTGCAACTGAGCGCCCCCAtcctcagctgtctccttctcaacaccaccAGAGGGCTCCCTAATGAAGCTGCAGAGTCCCTGTTCAGACACACatatctagattgtatttggtctcaCAGTagtctctaagtgttgagttaacactgtttttttgttactgtgtacagtacagaTGATGTGTTAGTTCATGGGAACCTGGCCTGTCGTTTTTGCAGCCTGCAGAAGCTGGAGGTGCTGAGCATGGTGGGTAATGAGCTGGAGTTTGTTCCTGATGAACTCTGCTGCTGTGTCAGCCTCACTGAACTCAACCTGACCAGCAACAGAGTTACCAGCTTACCAGCACTTCTGGGCAGCCTGTTCAACCTCAAGAAGCTCTACTTGGCCAGAAACGACCTGTATGACCTGCCTGAGGTATGAGGACTGCAGACTGCGGATTACTGACAATATCATTAAAATGTATACATTTATCACTATAGATTTTCATGCTCAATGAAAGCTCAAGGCCAAGAGATGTCAAAGTGACAAGTCTTCAATGAGTGTTGAGGAGATATACTGTATTCAAGGAGCTATTTTTGCAATTGGTCATATTAGCCGTAATCTGTGACATCCTTTCCTCTACTTCTCTACTACTAACACATACTGTAAGTTTGGGGTTCAAAGTTAATCAGTTAATTAGTTCTGTTAATCAGCCAACCAGCTATATTTATTTTCTAACTCTGAGAGAAACTGAGTTAACCCAGCTGTTTATGCAATAGTAGATCCAGGTAGATATTGTGGTAGGTGTAAATCCTTGTTTCCCACATGTATTGTATTTGATACTTAGTCACTGCATGATTGACAAAATTACATTGGGTATTTAATCTTGGGGGCGATGTTTGAGTGAtgtgtgatttttttcttcaTCCAGGGAATAAGCGGCTGCCACAAACTGAAAATACTGGATGTTGGCGGGAACCACATAACTATGTTTCCTACTGATGTATGTGCACATTGCCACCTAAGGacagtcttttttatttctttttttacttaaAGTTTGGAGATATGTATGCCTACTGATAACTCTTAGTTGTCTTAGTTGTCATAAGGGAGATTGtgatagactactgtacggaaaTCTGTTTGTATAGTAGAACAGACCAGATACGACTTGAGCAATTCCAGCGAAAGAAGAAATTGACTTTGAATTGAGTGGCTGGCGACTTgaacttgagcgacagtttatTGCTGGACTTCAACGATTATTTTGCAAATAAGCTTTTCGGTGACAGCCAATTGAAACgtgggaatgcttgcattctgcttttattagTCATattctgtcgcttctatcgctcccatcgctcttgctgcacagtccagcgattttTTTGCCGCCCGGTCATAGATGCCCACTGTCCTGACTAACTTCAATGTATCAAGATGATCAAATTGGCCTACTAAGCAATTTCCATTTGATCCTTGCAATAGCACTGAAAACACATGAAAGAGAAAGATGTTTTTGACATTGAAAGAAAGGTGTTAAGTGTCACACttggacaaaaaaaatatttgcataGGGCAcctgtggcctaacggttagagGCTCGTGATTGGAGGAGTACAGGTTAAAATCACGAACCAGTAGGAAGAATGAGGGTGCTGTGCAGTACCTTTATCCATGGCAAGTGCCAATGAGGAGGGGAACTCATtcctctagaccagtggttcttaacctggggtgcgggcaccccctgggggtgcaccagagatttcagggggtgcgcagaattttgtttgtgttgaggttgtgaccagtgaacattataattaggccaaatcaaaaccaaattaaaacatgttttggtccccatgtcaagacattaaggtattgattaatgtctcaagcaaaaatcattgtaattaatcacttaactCATTTTTTAGAGCCTATACACATATAGAGGTTtggattgggggtgcgcggcttgtcttgggcacatgtCAAGGGGTGCTTTGAGAAGAAAggtttaagaaccactgctctagacaaGGGCATGGTAATAGGGGGGTAGAGCAGGGTTGGGTCACCAGGGCCCCAAGCAGAGGTGGCCCAAGTGAAAGTCGAAGTAGacttatggtgtaagtacaacactaccaCATGATATTATATAGTGGTTTGGTTTCACCAGTTATTCTGCAGAAGAAGTACATCACTCTgtagtaactgtagaccagtgaCTCAGGGAAGTTACCTGTGTAACTATGGCAGGTTTTTTtcttacttaataataataataataatgatactttcgttttatatagcgcctttcaaaacacccaaggacgcttcacagagtgttgtgttggaaagtgtgagtgtgtgtgcgcgtcagtgtgtgagcgtgtgtgtgaatgcatgtaagtgaaagtgcttgtggaactagcagcaataagcctccaggaagaaatgtgtcttaaggtgttgcttaaacatacttctacttttactttggccacctctgcctCAAAGGATTTAGTATATGGAGAGGGGGGATTGATACACAGAGACTGATACCGTGAGAGGCAACTTTGATTCATTAGTttgcaatccagtgccacataccgGTATTCCAAATTTACATATTTAACCTGTCCAAGTCAACCAGGTGATCTTTCAATCAGGCACTGATCTGCTTGAAATGGACAGGTAAAACTTTgaatacgtggcactggattataactaatgaatccaaGTTGCCCATCTCTGACGTGTAGATATGAAGAGATTtttttgcaaaacagtgtatccacaatttttgacttttgcattttatgatTGGAAATGACTATTCAGAAGTCCTATTATCTTTGTGTCAATTCTTGccatcaaatattttgagaactacctatataaaaagcattttgcaatgcaatgcaatggaatgcccaatacaaaaatgtcagttttccaaaatgttccaaaatggatatacaccgttttgctgcaaaactcttcatatattgaaaGGGGGCATTGGAGATAGTTGtgcatagggcccagaatttATGGTCACGCCCCTGTCTCCAGGAACTGCAAAtaataataccagagagagtagagagagagaggttccgttggcccattgtttccgggtcctacaattgcaagggggaggggggaaatccccctttaggcacacCTAAGGACTGTACTATTCAAtgcaaggagtattatgacacacccctttaggcagaccggaacctggtcatgttaggtgcccatagcaacctattacattggcatatctctatatacttaaagactcTCTGATAATACCCTGCTGTACGTAAATACCTCAACGTCAACTTTTCAGCACAAATGCTTTTCTGAGTCATGCTTTTCAGTGTGTCATGCAACTTTGACTTTATCCCCATTGAGTGTCAATGTTCTTTACTCTGCAGTTAAGATACCTCTGCCtggaggaactgctgtgtgaggGAAACTTCTTCGTTCAACCAGAGCTGCTCAAGTCCCACCAGGAGATGGAGGTTTTAACACTGAAGGTGCGTCTGAACACTATTGAATGTATTCAGAAGACAAACAAGAATTTGGAGTGCTTCAGTTTGTTCACCTCTTCCTTTTGGTGCTCATCGTTGTAGGGACTATTGTAGAgaaaatctgaggcactcaaggttacagtCTTAATACTGTAAGCTACTGTATGTACCGTATTTGGCTACTGTACACTGCCTAAGCATTTCGGCCTACTGGCCTTCTTCAGGCCGTATTTACTATCTTGCCCAAATGCTGAATGTAAGCATTGTTTTTTCACACAGTtaaacagtgatgggcaacctggattcaggagCTTACATACCGtcccacataataataataataatattattattattaataataataataatacctgtaataataataataataataataataatacctgtaataataataataataataataataataactgtatttgtatagcaccatttcatacaaggcatgcagctcaaagtacTTAACAAATAGATAAAcaacaatgttaaaaaaaataaaataatggaaCAAGGttgaaaagatgaaaagaaacaagaaagaactAGAAAAAAGTAAGAGAGGAAACAAGACAAAATAGAAACGATATTATGAATAAATAAAgataaagaaaaaatgaaatgaaggagTTGAAGGAAGAGATAGGGAGAAATTAAAAAGGCATAAAGTCCACAAGAGTTTAGGCCCATAACAAGTGATGTATCATCACAGGGCCTTATGAAAGGAAACTATTATTACGGGtactatttttattattaattattagttAGTATTATTAGTATATATATTATTACTATTGCTATTATTAAACTAATATTACCCTAATAACAATATTACCTTGGTCCCTGCCCATATTGTTTCCACAGGAGCTGGCGGCGCGGCAGGTTCTACTGGAGAAGATTGACAAGTGGTCGGCGGTGAACCGCTCGCTGCCCCTCTACCCCGAGCTGGCCAACATGCTGTCCCAGGTGGGCCGCTGTGCCGTCTGCCACAAGCCCTTCCTCACCACCTGGCTAGAGTGTGTGCACTTCCTGGACCTCAAGAAGGTATTCACTAATAGGTCGCCGTGTTGTCACAATACAAGTGTCTGCTATGGAGAACCTGTGCGAGTTGAGAGTTTTCCCCCATGTTAAAATGGCTCGCTTGCTTGCAGCTACGCAATGTCACATGAAAAGAGTAACTAAAGTTAGGATAATGCCAAAACATTGGAGACCACGTTCTACAGCAAAAGACAAGTAGAATGTTACAAGGATCAGGATGTACCCAATTTTGTATCTTTTCAACTGCGCCTCTCTGCGTCTCCCCCCCAGACTTCACCTCAGTGTTCACTGTTCCATTCCGTCTTGTTGCACTTTGTCTTTgaaccgtgtattgcttggtgcgtcttCATGAAAAATTAGAACCTTTAAAAAGTAAAGtcatgaggcgcacacaaggcttgtgtgtcTCATTATCTGCTGGGGTGTATTTTTCTTGTTGGATACAAAGCTATAGCGCTTGCAACTTGATGTGAAATGAATATAGGCTATCATGATTAATACACAATTTTTGAAAAATACTACACGTATATACATTTACACAGTAAGACATTTCCTCATTAattcaacactaacagagtctATGTAACACCTCCAAAACTGTGTTTGactccagagtactctctaagtgttgaatttactctacatttttactgtgtagtttcGGTGTAATTCATTCACGGCTAATAAAGTATAAATATTATTTGTGCTTTCGCAGGAGATGGGCATGAAGCGGAAGTTAACTGTGCCTGTCCGAGCTGTCTTGTGCTCCTACACCTGCTTCAATGAAGGAGGCCATGACTACTATGGGATTGCTTCAGTAGTTCAGTAGTAGGATGAAAACATCTATTTAACATGATGAGATAAGCAGATGAGGAGCAGTCTACTCTATTGATAACGTGTTTTAACAATCTGTGTTACTTGTGCTACTGTTGTCTGACTCCTTCTTTAGTATACATAATGTTTTGGAGTTGGACACTATTAAAAAGTGCTTTATGGCCTgccattattaaaaaaaaaaataacactatATCAACAGAttcatgaattattattattatcattattaattgTATTAAATGTTTCACActtaaaaaataacttaaaaaacAGCTAACCCAACACTTCGTTCAAATGAGTCATGAATTGTTACAAAAGTAGGAATGAATTGTAGGTATATGGTTATATTTAATTTATTCTGAATACGTCTAATTTTCATGTATGTGGTGATACATGTGTTTTCCAGCAGGTGGCAGCATAATATCACTGATGTTTAGCTGAGCAGACAAATACTGTATCAGGAATTTGTCTCTCAGTGTGACTCATGGAATGAAGTTCAGAAGTCTTCCTTATATATTAGTAAGGCTTTTGGCTATAATCATAGCATGCCATTGTATATACCTCATATACATGTATAAAGCCCTCTTGCCTAGTTGTATATAAGTGAAGAGGTTTCTTTTCTCCATggagacacaaacacaagaaaAAACGTACCACAACAAAACACCATATGTTAGCTGTCTGTCAGTTTGTTAAAGATTACATTTAAACAGCAATCTCCATCTTAAATGAACCCATCCCTAGATTTATTCatgctttttgtcctctttttttctccacatGCCCCTCACAGCCTTGGCAGCAGGTTATGACGAGCAATATATTCCTGCCACCTGTGTGGCTTTGCCTGCCACCCGCCTCGTTTGTGATACCTCCGCCACCCTCACTGCCACTACCACGTTGGCACCTCATTTCagcccactgcacacacacccacacacacagtatatgcacacttacaaagactcacacacactttctctctctctctctctctctctctctctctctctctctctctctctctctctctctctctctctctctcactctctctcactcacacacacacacacacacacacacacacgcacgcacacacacacacacacacacacacacacacgcacgcgcacacacacacacacacacacacacacacacactattgtttcCACCTCCGGTTTCCGGGGGCCAGTGGCATCTGTTCCATCCAACCTGAGAGAAAACTTCATTTCTCCACATTAATTTCCCAACCTggcctcactgtctctctctctttctctgtctctctctctctctctctttctctctctctctctcgcttctagAGCTGTCTgccgagtggagtggagcggggagaagagaacagaagaggagagaggaggggaggggaggagaggagggaggaggggaggagaggaggagagccgggGCCCTGATGAATTATGCATCAGGTTTAATTGCAAACCCAGAAACTAATGACTTTGGACTGGTTAACGGCAGGGGAACCATACATCTCTGCAAACTGAATGAAAAatcagcctgagagagagagagagagagagagagagagagagagagagagagagagagagagagagagagagcaaaagagagagagaaaaaaaagagagagagagagagaacaagagagcgaaaggagagaaagaaaggagggaagaagaaaggaagagagaaaaaaataagaggagaggaaaaaggagtcAGTAATTGATGAATAATTAAGGGAGCGAGCTACGGGGCATAATTGTGACATTTTGTTTCAATCAATTCGCCAAGTGCAGCCAGGGAAAGAAAGTGCACTTAGGAAACTAATGGCGACCAAGTGGAGTGCCATGTCCATGCCCACagacgcagagacagagacagagggagcccAAGGGTTTCTTTGTCATTTAGGAGGTCAGCATT
The Engraulis encrasicolus isolate BLACKSEA-1 chromosome 20, IST_EnEncr_1.0, whole genome shotgun sequence genome window above contains:
- the lrrc69 gene encoding leucine-rich repeat-containing protein 69 codes for the protein MANNLIMGALRANARSFSLSAKKIEELPRCVTRLICISSLHLNNNLLFDLPIELQALQQLAELNLGNNNFLDIPVVLKHLPALKKLYLYGNKLKTLPEDILEALPNLTLLNVNHNQIKVIPPQIKSLQKLEVLSMVGNELEFVPDELCCCVSLTELNLTSNRVTSLPALLGSLFNLKKLYLARNDLYDLPEGISGCHKLKILDVGGNHITMFPTDLRYLCLEELLCEGNFFVQPELLKSHQEMEVLTLKELAARQVLLEKIDKWSAVNRSLPLYPELANMLSQVGRCAVCHKPFLTTWLECVHFLDLKKEMGMKRKLTVPVRAVLCSYTCFNEGGHDYYGIASVVQ